The following coding sequences lie in one Silene latifolia isolate original U9 population chromosome 5, ASM4854445v1, whole genome shotgun sequence genomic window:
- the LOC141656170 gene encoding protein PAM71-homolog, chloroplastic-like, protein MTVLSVVIGHIFQSVSAQFQTTLPIGKYAAVTLLLFSGLKSIKDAWDLRDVKAENKEGSELDDYVEAEELVKEKASERLSNPLEIVWKSFSLVFFAEWGDRSMLATIEEWWWSLITSSSERMIKMLERSKEV, encoded by the exons ATGACGGTTCTCTCAGTAGTTATAGGGCACATATTTCAGTCAGTATCTGCTCAATTTCAAACAA CTCTCCCCATCGGAAAATATGCTGCTGTGACCCTTTTACTATTCTCTGGTTTGAAGTCAATTAAAGATGCATGGGATCTTCGTGATGTCAAAGCTGAAAACAAGGAGGGTTCTGAACTTGATGACTATGTTGAAGCGGAGGAGCTTGTGAAGGAGAAA GCATCCGAGCGGCTGTCAAATCCTCTTGAAATTGTGTGGAAATCATTCAGCCTTGTGTTCTTTGCG GAATGGGGAGATCGATCAATGCTTGCTACCATAGAGGAATGGTGGTGGagtttgattacttcttcaagtgAGAGGATGATAAAGATGTTGGAGAGGAGCAAGGAGGTCTAA
- the LOC141656171 gene encoding putative NAD(P)H dehydrogenase (quinone) FQR1-like 1, with protein MYGHVQQLVEEIQKGAVSMASVEGIEAKLWQVNIIPEIFSDEVLGKMSVPLNGNVPFKPPNEVVDVDGFIFGFPTRFGMMAAQFKAFLDATGGLWRTQQLARKPACLFFRTGSQGDGQESTSLTAVTQLTHHGMIFVPIRYKFGARMFEIENVKGGSPYGAGT; from the exons ATGTACGGACATGTACAACAACTAGTCGAAGAGATTCAGAAAGGAGCTGTTTCTATGGCTTCTGTGGAGGGCATTGAGGCTAAACTCTGGCAGGTAAACATTA TACCTGAGATTTTTTCGGATGAGGTGCTTGGTAAGATGAGTGTACCACTAAATGGAAATGTCCCCTTCAAACCCCCAAATGAGGTTGTCGACGTCGATGGATTTATTTTCGGCTTTCCCACAAGGTTTGGAATGATGGCTGCTCAGTTCAAGGCTTTTCTGGATGCTACTGGTGGATTGTGGAGAACTCAACAGCTTGCAAGAAAGCCTGCATGTTTGTTCTTTAGGACTGGATCTCAAGGTGACGGACAGGAGAGCACAA GTTTGACTGCCGTCACCCAACTGACTCACCATGGAATGATCTTCGTCCCAATCAGGTACAAATTTGGAGCCAGAATGTTCGAGATAGAGAATGTAAAAGGTGGGAGCCCATATGGTGCTGGAACTTAA